A stretch of Bradyrhizobium diazoefficiens DNA encodes these proteins:
- the plsY gene encoding glycerol-3-phosphate 1-O-acyltransferase PlsY, which yields MAFWIAGAVGLMIAYLLGSIPSGYLAGKLLRGIDIREHGSRSTGATNVLRTLGKWPALVVLIADVLKGAAAILVARWVCPWLAGELSPAPPTAADLQAWVPWAVCLAGIAALLGHGRSIWLNFTGGKSAATGLGVLLAMSWPVGLGAAAVFGIVLAIARIVSLSSMLAALTAIVLVCGFDHPLPYRLLVIAGAIYVIVRHRANLQRLVAGTEPRLGRSGPEPKSETQV from the coding sequence ATGGCTTTTTGGATCGCAGGTGCCGTCGGATTGATGATCGCCTATCTGCTTGGCTCGATACCCTCGGGCTATCTGGCAGGAAAACTGCTTCGGGGAATCGACATCCGCGAGCATGGCTCCAGGTCCACCGGCGCCACGAATGTCTTGCGGACGCTGGGCAAATGGCCTGCCTTGGTGGTGCTGATCGCCGATGTGCTGAAGGGCGCGGCGGCGATTCTCGTGGCCCGCTGGGTCTGCCCCTGGCTCGCTGGCGAATTATCGCCGGCGCCGCCGACAGCGGCTGATCTGCAAGCATGGGTGCCATGGGCGGTGTGCCTTGCCGGCATTGCCGCGCTGCTCGGACATGGCCGCTCGATCTGGCTGAATTTTACCGGCGGCAAATCGGCTGCGACCGGGCTCGGCGTGTTGCTGGCGATGTCGTGGCCGGTGGGACTGGGTGCGGCGGCGGTGTTTGGCATCGTGCTGGCTATCGCCCGCATCGTTTCCCTGAGCTCGATGCTCGCGGCATTGACGGCCATCGTCCTCGTCTGCGGTTTTGATCACCCGCTGCCCTATCGGCTGCTGGTGATCGCAGGCGCCATCTACGTGATCGTTCGCCACCGTGCCAACCTTCAACGGCTGGTGGCGGGGACGGAGCCGCGCCTGGGGCGAAGCGGCCCGGAGCCGAAGTCGGAAACGCAGGTCTAG